Proteins encoded in a region of the Aliivibrio fischeri ATCC 7744 = JCM 18803 = DSM 507 genome:
- a CDS encoding OmpA family protein: MYRIIIFLLFISFSIKATNNINERNSGYYLGGKLGSTLYKNACGDESLECHNLQTSLGFFLGYRFSDTLSIEGGYNDLGKVKANYISLSGTQEIASYSATVKGYEFAIKSDIYHNNNSLLFSKLGGYYWEVEKKGDEIIFSVNEKNKGTSLALGVGYEYLWTKHLSTRIEYQWFNNVGGRNTGGSDINNISLGLSYHFSSQLNPKSASSIIKKKYFKNANKNEKINIYFNSDSYALTNSQENKLTLLLSYLKKNNNIRIYLHGHTDSTHTEVYNYELSKKRTETILHYFLKYGIEDKRFNTFAFGQTNPVMSNTTKNGRKLNRRVEIHLVQE, from the coding sequence ATGTATAGAATTATTATATTTTTGCTTTTTATTTCTTTTTCAATAAAAGCTACCAATAATATCAACGAGAGAAACTCTGGTTACTACCTCGGTGGTAAATTAGGCTCAACTCTCTATAAAAATGCATGTGGTGATGAGTCTCTCGAATGTCATAACCTACAGACATCACTTGGATTTTTTTTAGGTTATAGATTTAGTGATACACTTTCAATTGAAGGTGGATATAACGACTTAGGAAAAGTTAAAGCTAATTATATTTCACTTTCAGGAACGCAAGAAATTGCAAGTTACTCAGCTACAGTTAAAGGGTATGAATTCGCAATTAAATCTGATATTTACCACAATAATAACTCATTATTGTTCTCAAAGCTCGGTGGATATTATTGGGAAGTCGAAAAAAAAGGAGATGAGATCATATTTTCCGTTAATGAAAAAAATAAAGGAACTTCCCTAGCATTAGGAGTCGGCTATGAATACCTTTGGACAAAACATCTATCCACACGTATAGAATATCAATGGTTTAATAATGTAGGTGGGCGTAATACAGGCGGAAGCGACATTAACAATATTAGCTTAGGTCTTAGCTATCACTTTTCAAGCCAATTAAACCCAAAAAGTGCTTCTTCCATTATAAAGAAAAAATATTTTAAAAATGCCAATAAAAACGAAAAAATAAACATTTACTTTAATTCAGACTCTTACGCACTTACAAACAGTCAAGAGAATAAGCTAACTTTATTATTAAGCTACTTAAAGAAAAATAATAATATAAGAATATATCTTCATGGACACACAGATAGTACTCATACAGAAGTCTATAATTATGAATTATCAAAAAAAAGAACAGAAACAATTTTACACTACTTTCTTAAATATGGGATAGAAGATAAAAGGTTTAATACCTTCGCTTTCGGACAAACAAATCCAGTTATGTCAAACACAACAAAAAATGGTCGAAAATTAAATAGACGTGTCGAAATTCATTTAGTTCAGGAATAA
- a CDS encoding leukocidin family pore-forming toxin yields the protein MKNIIIIFTIFIETLTLAHAKDTLKSYTSSLLELDNHEARIKKIRLIYTIENVWNQSLQPNGTKELKLRLTGGSGFDMTNIPNKKEIYGFSMGADYRYSIPTAFKLIIEYSNGATLRHINHAPENTISTTSVSQSLNFNLGFSLSQSPPSINGGVSWRNRITYEQPEFQTITDFNQHNESVSWLIENQTIRNHTPPKDWLLYHWTSCNNTNLIEYDDLPIVMRSDFKPQVGIVYRKNNIQNENTTEIKLFSGWRKTNYYFGRDWCTWHTKTEDTWTNQKDHHQWTESVRLITVGWFDNLYY from the coding sequence ATGAAGAATATAATAATTATTTTTACAATATTTATAGAAACTCTTACACTAGCGCATGCTAAGGACACTTTAAAATCCTATACTTCATCACTTCTAGAACTCGATAATCATGAAGCTCGAATAAAAAAAATCCGTCTAATTTATACAATAGAGAATGTTTGGAACCAATCTTTACAGCCAAACGGCACAAAAGAACTCAAGTTACGTCTAACTGGCGGTTCTGGCTTTGATATGACAAACATACCAAACAAAAAGGAAATCTATGGTTTTTCAATGGGGGCAGACTACCGTTACTCTATACCTACAGCTTTCAAGTTGATCATAGAGTATTCAAATGGAGCAACATTACGTCATATAAACCATGCACCTGAAAATACTATTTCAACAACCTCTGTTAGCCAATCTTTAAATTTTAATCTAGGGTTTTCACTATCTCAAAGTCCACCAAGTATCAACGGTGGAGTTTCATGGAGAAACAGAATAACATACGAACAACCAGAATTTCAAACTATCACCGACTTTAATCAACATAATGAAAGTGTAAGCTGGTTAATAGAAAACCAAACAATCCGAAATCACACACCACCGAAAGATTGGCTGCTCTATCATTGGACTAGTTGTAACAACACTAATTTGATTGAATATGACGATTTACCTATTGTTATGCGCTCTGATTTTAAACCGCAAGTAGGCATTGTATATCGAAAAAATAATATACAAAATGAAAACACTACCGAAATTAAATTATTTTCTGGATGGCGTAAAACTAATTATTACTTTGGCAGAGATTGGTGTACTTGGCATACTAAAACAGAAGACACATGGACAAATCAAAAAGATCACCATCAATGGACAGAAAGCGTCCGACTTATAACAGTTGGTTGGTTCGACAATCTATACTATTAA
- a CDS encoding HlyD family secretion protein has translation MLEGLAVWALFIYLLRMVGMPWNKFTQAFAYIGGGSWLLFVWAGLLNYTPMDLSGGSVVQSPHIQLRPASTQIKGIVKAIHIEPNQEVKKGQLVYELDDELYQIALNKAEVAFEANEVALAVAKQNVKLANQAIIASESDVVVSQKQIEAKSQDLKYKKLTLQRYVEQNRKVKNTITQSALDEQGTLVSIDKIEVASAIAQLDKAKLANEKAQLDFDNAKLGVKAKESELASAQENVTQAQWNLDNTKVYAPADGYVTNFILREGQYVGTVPRMQMYTNEKYVLMRVNHQAIRNVKVGRPAEFSSAVYPGKIFVAEVEGIIEATGEAQANLLGRETNVRQTTGLNVNNKHHFVRLKLQEDQGYDIPVGSVGLAWVSGEKPIGFMAFLDVIRGIIIRMKSQIYFFYSL, from the coding sequence ATGCTTGAGGGTTTAGCGGTATGGGCACTATTTATATACCTACTTAGAATGGTAGGTATGCCTTGGAATAAATTTACCCAAGCTTTTGCTTATATTGGTGGCGGCTCTTGGTTGCTATTTGTATGGGCAGGGTTACTCAATTATACCCCAATGGACCTTTCTGGAGGTTCTGTTGTTCAATCACCACACATCCAATTACGTCCTGCAAGCACTCAAATTAAAGGCATAGTAAAAGCCATTCATATCGAGCCAAATCAAGAGGTCAAAAAAGGACAGTTGGTTTATGAACTCGATGATGAGCTTTACCAAATTGCACTAAATAAAGCAGAAGTTGCTTTTGAAGCAAATGAAGTGGCATTAGCGGTAGCAAAGCAAAATGTAAAACTGGCCAACCAAGCAATTATTGCTTCAGAAAGTGATGTTGTGGTCAGTCAAAAACAAATTGAAGCGAAGAGCCAAGATTTGAAATATAAAAAACTGACACTGCAACGTTACGTTGAGCAAAATAGAAAAGTAAAAAATACCATCACACAAAGCGCATTAGATGAACAAGGTACACTCGTTTCTATTGATAAAATTGAAGTTGCTAGTGCCATTGCTCAACTTGATAAAGCCAAGTTAGCAAACGAAAAAGCCCAGCTTGATTTCGACAATGCAAAGTTAGGTGTTAAAGCAAAAGAAAGTGAATTAGCCAGCGCACAAGAAAACGTAACACAAGCACAATGGAACTTAGACAATACGAAAGTTTATGCGCCAGCAGATGGTTATGTTACCAACTTTATCTTACGTGAAGGTCAATACGTTGGAACCGTTCCTCGTATGCAAATGTACACCAATGAAAAATACGTGTTAATGCGTGTAAATCACCAAGCGATACGTAACGTAAAAGTTGGACGTCCAGCTGAATTCTCAAGTGCGGTATATCCAGGAAAGATATTTGTAGCCGAAGTTGAAGGGATCATTGAGGCAACAGGTGAAGCACAAGCAAACCTACTCGGCCGAGAAACCAATGTTCGTCAAACTACGGGGCTAAACGTCAATAACAAACACCATTTTGTACGTTTAAAACTCCAAGAAGACCAAGGATATGATATTCCTGTTGGATCCGTTGGCTTAGCTTGGGTTTCCGGTGAAAAACCAATTGGGTTCATGGCCTTTTTAGATGTAATTCGTGGCATCATCATTCGTATGAAATCACAAATTTACTTCTTCTATTCACTATAA
- a CDS encoding AraC family transcriptional regulator, translated as MAKQNPIYLIRVYAAKMLIEHAMKHYGLSHSDFNMPSDLFNYELKLMPLRDFEALLCKIEDLTQDPAYTAKLSQSTNLKQFGPFVQLIASSTNLGMAIKRVNTVHNAIQSGVQVNMLLSGSIAKWRFLSPTTLPQARIHESILAAGSFLRLLKLFHGEDYQPIAIHLTGTPSSNQHEVESIFNCPITWNCPNTQVWFPVKDITCPRRFELPTSQIKAFTVEQAMSYMLIPQPHDILKVVFELTKYALFYGYPTLEFVADKVGMKPLTLQRRLQEQSISFTNIVHHSVCDEAIALMSTKFTMDDIARRVGYKNTASFSVAFKRMYGVTPQQYRLEYI; from the coding sequence ATGGCTAAACAAAACCCTATTTACCTTATTCGTGTATATGCAGCCAAAATGCTGATTGAGCATGCTATGAAGCATTATGGGTTAAGTCATTCAGACTTTAATATGCCAAGTGATTTATTTAATTATGAATTAAAACTAATGCCCTTACGTGATTTTGAAGCCTTACTTTGTAAGATAGAAGATTTAACTCAAGACCCCGCTTATACAGCCAAATTATCCCAATCCACTAACTTGAAACAGTTTGGCCCTTTCGTGCAATTAATCGCAAGCTCAACCAATCTTGGTATGGCAATTAAACGAGTTAATACTGTTCATAATGCGATTCAATCTGGGGTTCAAGTAAATATGTTACTTAGTGGCTCAATAGCTAAGTGGCGTTTTTTAAGCCCAACAACTCTACCTCAAGCACGCATCCATGAAAGCATTCTTGCTGCCGGATCTTTTTTACGTTTGCTGAAATTATTTCACGGTGAAGATTACCAACCTATCGCAATTCACTTAACTGGAACACCATCGAGCAATCAGCATGAAGTTGAATCCATTTTCAATTGTCCCATCACATGGAACTGTCCAAACACTCAAGTATGGTTCCCAGTTAAAGACATTACATGTCCAAGACGTTTTGAGCTGCCAACTTCACAAATCAAAGCCTTTACTGTTGAACAAGCAATGAGCTACATGTTGATTCCACAACCACATGACATTTTAAAAGTCGTATTCGAACTAACAAAATACGCTTTATTTTATGGCTATCCAACCCTTGAATTTGTGGCCGACAAAGTTGGTATGAAACCTCTTACGCTACAACGTCGCTTACAAGAACAAAGTATTTCATTTACTAATATTGTCCATCACAGCGTTTGTGATGAAGCCATAGCCTTAATGAGTACGAAGTTCACAATGGACGACATTGCACGACGTGTCGGTTATAAAAATACCGCTTCTTTTTCAGTTGCTTTTAAACGTATGTACGGCGTAACTCCACAACAATATCGACTAGAGTATATTTAA
- a CDS encoding YhcH/YjgK/YiaL family protein codes for MFIGKWSEDIQGADLHPVIIEIIQYVKEQTEQNTSVGNYPLPHDESVYFIVDDKTELKENRRSEIHHKYLDVQLLLEGSETFGYSEYPLISIEDDYLEEKDIAFSNDVKDEQFVTLGKGEFIIFNPKQPHRPLVAVNDTPAAVKKLIIKVNSALLV; via the coding sequence GTGTTTATAGGTAAGTGGAGTGAAGATATTCAAGGAGCAGATTTGCATCCTGTGATTATCGAAATTATTCAATATGTAAAAGAGCAAACTGAGCAGAATACATCGGTAGGGAATTACCCATTGCCTCATGATGAGTCGGTGTATTTTATTGTTGATGATAAAACGGAGTTAAAGGAAAACCGCCGCTCTGAAATTCATCACAAATACCTAGATGTACAACTATTATTAGAAGGTAGTGAGACGTTTGGCTACAGTGAGTATCCATTAATATCGATTGAAGACGATTACTTAGAAGAGAAAGACATTGCTTTTAGTAATGATGTAAAAGATGAGCAATTTGTAACGCTAGGTAAAGGAGAGTTTATTATCTTTAACCCTAAGCAACCTCATCGTCCTCTCGTGGCGGTTAATGATACGCCAGCAGCAGTGAAGAAGTTAATCATTAAAGTGAATAGTGCATTGTTGGTGTAG
- the bcsG gene encoding cellulose biosynthesis protein BcsG, protein MNTRSSQHTLNGLGWWNIYFIIKIGLFLQGIIDFHPIENFALVAFLLIPIRHKVLSVIRQCLAVPFGLWLMHYDSFLPPLDRLWSQMDQLLQFNLSYLIELASRFVSLETLLGLFVLVFAYYFLNQIFRISVFVVITLIAISLPSGLFSSQPNAIANVSQQPEIAQTTQISDHQMDETGPVNDAVLNNAKELFFRNEAQRRVSFPTTSPSTDFDLLFLSICSVAWDDIEIAGLENHPLFKEFDVMFDNFSAATSYSGPAVIRLLRASCGQESHPELFKAPASKQCFLFDNLAKLGFQENLLLNHDGKFDDFLGLLKEDGDLKAPLMSQAGLTQYQSAFDGSPIYRDKDVLNRWLDKREKSQDGPTVALYNTISLHDGNRIIKASGKVGLVSYKLRLKNLLDDLYDFFQELKASNRNIVVMLVPEHGAGMRGDKMQIAGMREIPSATLVHTPVGMKIFGQGMTRVGSTAHISAPSSYLAVSTLVSRIIEEDIYATKTFNIAELVKDLPTTKMVAQNSGTTVMEYNKKPYVSLDGTTWSEYPTK, encoded by the coding sequence ATGAATACACGCTCATCTCAACACACATTGAATGGCCTTGGCTGGTGGAATATTTATTTCATTATAAAAATTGGACTGTTCTTACAAGGTATCATCGATTTTCATCCAATCGAAAACTTTGCATTAGTGGCTTTTTTACTGATTCCAATACGCCATAAAGTACTGAGTGTTATTCGTCAGTGTCTAGCTGTACCCTTTGGGTTATGGCTAATGCATTATGATTCATTTTTACCTCCACTAGATCGTCTATGGAGCCAAATGGATCAATTATTACAATTCAACCTCAGCTATTTAATTGAATTAGCCTCACGATTTGTCTCGTTAGAAACACTTCTTGGCTTATTTGTATTAGTTTTTGCTTATTATTTTTTAAATCAAATATTTCGTATCTCTGTATTTGTTGTCATTACTTTGATTGCTATTAGCCTTCCTTCTGGTTTATTTAGTAGCCAACCCAATGCGATAGCTAACGTCTCTCAACAACCAGAGATCGCACAAACCACGCAAATTTCCGATCATCAAATGGATGAAACAGGACCAGTAAATGATGCGGTATTAAATAACGCAAAAGAGCTCTTTTTTAGAAACGAAGCACAACGTAGAGTCAGCTTTCCAACTACATCACCATCGACTGACTTTGATCTTCTTTTCTTAAGTATTTGTTCTGTCGCTTGGGATGATATTGAAATTGCAGGCTTAGAAAACCATCCTCTATTTAAAGAGTTTGATGTTATGTTTGATAATTTCAGTGCTGCGACCTCTTATAGTGGTCCTGCAGTTATTCGCCTATTAAGAGCCAGTTGTGGACAAGAATCACATCCAGAATTATTCAAAGCTCCAGCATCGAAACAGTGCTTCTTATTTGATAACTTGGCGAAACTTGGATTCCAAGAAAACCTTTTATTAAACCACGATGGTAAATTTGATGACTTCCTTGGTTTATTAAAAGAAGATGGTGATCTAAAAGCACCTTTAATGTCTCAAGCAGGATTAACTCAGTATCAATCTGCATTTGATGGCTCGCCGATTTATCGAGATAAAGATGTATTAAACCGTTGGCTAGATAAGCGTGAAAAATCACAAGATGGACCTACAGTTGCACTGTACAACACCATATCTCTACATGATGGTAACCGTATCATTAAGGCCAGTGGTAAAGTCGGCCTAGTCAGTTACAAACTGCGATTAAAAAATCTATTAGATGATTTATATGACTTCTTCCAAGAACTCAAAGCATCAAATCGTAATATTGTCGTAATGTTAGTTCCTGAACATGGTGCTGGTATGCGTGGAGATAAAATGCAAATTGCAGGTATGCGTGAAATTCCATCAGCAACCCTTGTGCATACTCCTGTTGGAATGAAAATTTTCGGCCAAGGTATGACACGAGTGGGTAGTACCGCACATATCTCTGCTCCATCAAGCTACTTAGCGGTATCGACATTAGTAAGCCGTATTATTGAAGAAGACATATACGCAACGAAAACATTTAACATTGCAGAGTTAGTAAAAGATCTACCTACAACAAAAATGGTAGCGCAAAACTCTGGGACTACCGTTATGGAATACAATAAGAAACCTTATGTGTCCCTTGATGGAACCACTTGGTCTGAGTACCCAACAAAATAA
- the bcsE gene encoding cellulose biosynthesis protein BcsE: protein MPQSLKNTDIKEKKLSSSIYISTFSNRTLLISNVNKLIENDNQNAFICFSPLKSFIKSLEDEFIYLFKSNLSKYCENIFFAKNKSITSLKSLANDIKKLQFKKNKSITITIPDNIFATSSERDVISFIKKLRFLSIEKNATINLFIYGRDVHLIKKSVTQHPNLCAGYTNYQGIDKNTYLEHIYYWGLNTGMSGESETYHYLNNNAPKKYDTLQAQPPHSNLDDEDTIYISKTAIEYGYKIPDTMICALTNSELISSLQAVSKAAIVLSCSDQSGVSQLGIQTYQLRQQHGQNVKIIIKEMKPCLRYADEMYLLQAGINLIVHFGTRFSRMQSSIEMLKGQRFTRPLPSSVEDLLSFHSETATVKGFINALDFINYTKIFLPQLEAVQTQFALIKLECLPNINVSNYLSMCSIQREGDIMTISRNSMYLFLQGVRINDLATALHNIFKLPIQDIFLSETSFTSIGRIEHELHHIEQNGLTIDNITLIENKEKEPLPTIPQQAPLAVHKPLDF from the coding sequence ATGCCGCAAAGCCTTAAAAACACTGATATTAAAGAGAAAAAATTAAGTTCGAGTATATACATATCAACATTTAGCAACCGTACACTGCTTATTAGTAATGTTAATAAATTGATAGAAAATGATAATCAAAATGCATTTATTTGTTTTTCTCCACTTAAATCATTCATAAAATCATTAGAAGATGAGTTCATATATTTATTTAAATCTAATTTAAGTAAATATTGTGAAAACATATTTTTCGCAAAAAATAAAAGCATTACCTCATTAAAATCATTAGCTAACGACATCAAGAAATTACAATTCAAAAAAAATAAATCTATAACAATCACAATACCGGACAACATATTTGCAACATCGAGTGAGCGTGATGTTATTTCATTTATAAAAAAGTTAAGATTTTTGTCCATTGAAAAAAATGCAACCATAAACCTGTTTATTTATGGACGAGATGTACACTTAATAAAAAAATCAGTGACACAACATCCTAATCTATGTGCTGGTTATACTAATTACCAAGGTATTGATAAAAATACATATTTGGAACATATATATTATTGGGGACTAAATACAGGCATGAGTGGGGAGAGTGAAACATACCACTATCTCAATAACAACGCCCCTAAAAAATATGACACATTACAAGCACAACCACCACATTCTAATCTTGATGATGAAGATACTATTTATATTTCAAAAACAGCCATTGAATACGGCTACAAAATACCAGATACGATGATCTGTGCTCTAACAAATTCTGAGTTAATAAGCAGCTTACAAGCGGTGTCAAAAGCAGCAATTGTCTTAAGTTGTTCAGATCAAAGCGGTGTTTCTCAACTAGGAATTCAAACTTATCAATTACGTCAACAACACGGACAAAACGTTAAAATAATCATTAAAGAAATGAAACCATGCTTACGTTATGCTGATGAAATGTATTTATTACAAGCAGGCATTAACCTAATTGTGCACTTTGGTACTCGATTTTCTAGAATGCAGAGCAGCATTGAGATGCTAAAGGGGCAAAGGTTTACTCGACCATTACCAAGTTCAGTTGAAGATCTTCTTAGCTTCCACAGTGAAACAGCTACTGTGAAAGGCTTTATTAATGCTCTTGACTTCATTAATTACACCAAAATTTTCCTGCCGCAATTAGAAGCAGTACAAACCCAATTTGCATTAATCAAGTTGGAATGTCTTCCCAATATTAACGTTTCTAATTATTTATCAATGTGCAGTATTCAAAGAGAAGGCGACATTATGACCATCAGCCGAAACTCTATGTATTTATTTTTGCAAGGTGTGCGAATTAATGATCTTGCTACTGCACTACACAACATTTTTAAATTACCTATTCAAGATATCTTTCTCAGTGAAACAAGCTTCACCTCAATAGGTCGAATTGAACATGAATTACATCATATTGAACAAAATGGTCTTACTATCGACAATATAACTTTAATCGAAAATAAAGAAAAAGAGCCATTACCAACAATCCCACAACAAGCACCTCTTGCTGTACATAAACCATTGGATTTTTAA
- the bcsQ gene encoding cellulose biosynthesis protein BcsQ, producing the protein MKRIIITGIRGGNGSTTIAANLIQALELNEENVHVIDARSENLMRFHFAMDLSVQDGWAKRWLNSESWKNAAYMTPNSLSFIPYGGLTLEERLAFQQKLLSTSQGLLDIFPTQPELTNMWQIILLPIVHDLNESYDALLNSADMVLCVTKPDIQNYAYIQQNAIFRRFEELYKPYYLINGYQPQSDNSVDLSLVLKYELGKQCLPMFLHFDTAVPDACSQLSLVLNYAPHSQISQGINELAFWLLTHFSTKAIEGK; encoded by the coding sequence ATGAAAAGAATAATAATTACTGGTATTCGTGGTGGTAATGGGTCAACGACTATTGCCGCTAATTTAATTCAAGCATTAGAGTTAAATGAAGAAAATGTTCATGTTATAGATGCTCGCTCTGAAAATTTAATGCGTTTTCATTTTGCGATGGATCTGTCGGTTCAAGATGGCTGGGCTAAACGATGGCTTAATAGCGAATCATGGAAAAATGCAGCTTATATGACGCCGAATTCTCTTTCATTTATTCCTTATGGTGGATTAACGTTAGAGGAGAGATTGGCATTTCAACAAAAATTGCTGAGCACTTCTCAAGGTTTGCTGGATATATTTCCAACTCAGCCTGAACTAACGAATATGTGGCAAATTATTTTACTACCAATAGTTCATGACCTTAATGAAAGTTACGATGCATTATTAAATAGTGCAGATATGGTGCTGTGTGTGACAAAACCCGACATACAAAATTACGCATATATTCAACAGAATGCTATTTTTCGTCGGTTTGAAGAGCTTTATAAACCTTATTACTTGATTAATGGCTATCAGCCACAAAGCGATAACAGTGTTGATTTATCATTGGTTCTTAAATATGAATTAGGTAAACAGTGTTTGCCCATGTTCTTACACTTTGATACTGCTGTACCAGATGCTTGCTCACAACTTAGTTTAGTGCTGAATTATGCTCCGCATAGTCAAATCTCTCAGGGCATTAATGAATTAGCTTTTTGGCTATTAACTCATTTTTCGACGAAAGCGATAGAAGGTAAATAA